ACATGTTGCACGCCACTGGCTTTTACCAATGGCTCAATTTCAATATTGCCAGGTCTGAGTCCGTATAGGGCCTGATCAACTCCGGGGTGGGGCTGATGTCCTGTCATGGCCGTGGTTCTGTTGTCTAAAATAACAACAATAAGATCATAGTCATTGTATACTGCATTGATGAGTCCGGTCACTCCGGAGTGAAAAAAAGTTGAGTCACCGATAAATGCAATTACCGGATTATCAACCACCCTGGACATTCCGCACCCGCTGGATACCGAAGAACCCATGCACAGCAGAAAGTCCGCTGATCTGAGAGGGGGAAGAATGCCAAGAGTATAACATCCAATATCTGAAGAGTAAATGGCGTCATCACCAAAAATCTTTCTGGTATTAACGTACACAGATCTGTGAGAGCATCCTGCACACAGGTTGGGCGGGCGGCTGGGCAGAGCTGCAAGATCCGGATTGCAAAGTTCCTGGGTTTTTATTTCTATACCTGTTGCTTTGGCCAGTGCCTGCTCAACACACAGAGTCGAGTATTCATCCCATAAAGGAAGTTCTTCTCCTTTACCTGTAACTTCAAGGGTCAGCCCGTTTTTCTGACACAGAACACGAACATCATTTTCCAGAATAGGTTCGAGTTCTTCCAGGATTACCACTTTATCAAGACCTTTCAGAAAGTTTTTAATGGTGTTTTCCGGAAGAGGCCAGGCAATTCCAAGCTCAAGAACTTTAACCTTGATTGCTGGATTGGATTTAAGAACATCTTTAAGATATGACCGTGATACTCCTGAGGCAATGACTCCTACTTTTCCCTCACCCCAGGATTTATTCCATGAACAGTTTTCAATTTCAGAGCGAATGTTTTCTAAGTTTGAAGTCAAAACTTTATGTCTGATTCTTGCTACAGCAGGAATGGGTACAAAGCGGCCAGGATCTTTTTTAAACTCACCCCTGGTTTTGGCGGGTTTCATGGGACCGAAGTCAACCGGACCTCTGAGGTGGTTGATTCTGGTTGTAGTTCTGAGAAGAACCGGCTGCTGCCACTTTGCGGAAAGCTCCATGGCTTCCTTAGCCATATCCTTACATTCCTGGGCAGAAGATGGCTCAAAGCAGGGCAAACCTGCCAACCGGGCATAATATCGGTTGTCCTGTTCATTCTGACTGGAATGACATCCCGGGTCATCAGCCGAGAGAATGACCAATCCTCCGGGGGTGCCAATATAGGCCAGAGTCATCATGGGATCTGCAGCGACATTCACTCCCACATGTTTCATGGTCACTAAGGTGGGTACACCTCCAAGGGCGGCAGCTCCTGCGGTTTCCATGGCTACTTTTTCATTGGGAGCATACTCAAAATAATAACTGCCCCTGGCAGACAATCGGAAGAAGGTGTCTGGAACTTCAGATGATGGAGTTCCAGGATAGCAGGATATAAATCCAACACCCGCTTCTAATGCCCCTCTAACAATGGCTTCGTTGCCGAGAAGCAATTCTCTAACCTCGCCTTTGGGATCTAAAAGATTCATAGCTGGCTTCCTTCTAAAGGTATTATGTTTTAAATTAATTTATGATTGAATTTTTTGCTGAAGCTGTTCGATTTTAAACTCAATAAATCCTGTATCCATGTCCTGGGAATGTTCCATGAGCTTTTGATAGGCATCCAGAGCAGCTGCATAATCCCCTGACTGTTCGGCGTTAAAAGACAGAAGGCTTAAGTATTGATGCTGGAAATCACCTGGAAGTGAGCTGTTTTTCAGTATCTCCAATGCCTGTTGATGATCGCCGGAGAGTTCATGGGCTTTAGCCTGACCCAGAACTGCTACCGGATGCATATCAGGATCAATTTGTCCCAGTTGTTTAAAATCAGCTGCAGCACTGGCAAAGTTTTCCATGTTCATATGTATGCGGGCTTTTTCAAGCAAAATAGCTCCATGGAGGCGTTTTGGGGCATGATTAGAGAATTCCTGTAACATGGACAATCTTGCGGATGAACTATCCTGACTCAGGATATTTTCCAACTCATTGTTTGCCCTGGTAACTTTTCTGTCTTCCCAGAAAGTATAAGATGAATAAACCACGGCCACAAGAAGAACCGTCCCAACAACAAGGACAATGGTTCTGATATGTTCCTGGATTTTTTCTAAAAAAGGGTGAGCTGATGAGTCAGCTTCACTCATTATTCTGTCCAGAAATCCTTTTTTCTCAGATTCGCTCATAATTGCTCCATTCTATCTATATTGAGAGTTAGAAGTTCTCAGTTCATTGTTAGTGGTTGAATAAAAAAATATGATTTCAAGTGGTTAGACATTAAATACGTCTAAACATTTTTAAGTATTGAAAAATGATAGCAGTTTAGCCCTTTGGACGCGACACTGGGACTGGGTCTTCCGGGATCCCCGTGCTTCTAAGTAACTACAATCGTTTTGACAATAAAATTAGACGGTTACATTTTTCACATTTTACGATTTTTGTCTATGATACATGAACATTTGCCTGAAAATTTCCGTCAAAGATGAGAGCTTTGCGCCTGGCACAGCTTCCTGCCCGGAGGCTTACAGCCCGGAGGGGGACTGTCCCTCGCTGTGTAAATTTTTATCATTAAGGCAAATTTCTACCAGGAACCTATGCAACATCAATCTTTTTTATAGTACCTCGCGGGGACTGTCCCAATTTTCAGAAAAGTGACAGTATCCTAAAGTTACTCACAAGTTTGGTCCCGGTCCGCCCGGGTGAGGAGCTTCTAACTTGACACATCTAAAGCATCGGTTGAGGCTCGAGTTGGCCCGGGAGTGCCAGTTTCCTGCTTTGCTTAAAATGGGGTTAGACTGTTACGTAAAAT
The sequence above is drawn from the Desulfonatronovibrio magnus genome and encodes:
- a CDS encoding tetratricopeptide repeat protein; the encoded protein is MSESEKKGFLDRIMSEADSSAHPFLEKIQEHIRTIVLVVGTVLLVAVVYSSYTFWEDRKVTRANNELENILSQDSSSARLSMLQEFSNHAPKRLHGAILLEKARIHMNMENFASAAADFKQLGQIDPDMHPVAVLGQAKAHELSGDHQQALEILKNSSLPGDFQHQYLSLLSFNAEQSGDYAAALDAYQKLMEHSQDMDTGFIEFKIEQLQQKIQS
- the iorA gene encoding indolepyruvate ferredoxin oxidoreductase subunit alpha; translation: MNLLDPKGEVRELLLGNEAIVRGALEAGVGFISCYPGTPSSEVPDTFFRLSARGSYYFEYAPNEKVAMETAGAAALGGVPTLVTMKHVGVNVAADPMMTLAYIGTPGGLVILSADDPGCHSSQNEQDNRYYARLAGLPCFEPSSAQECKDMAKEAMELSAKWQQPVLLRTTTRINHLRGPVDFGPMKPAKTRGEFKKDPGRFVPIPAVARIRHKVLTSNLENIRSEIENCSWNKSWGEGKVGVIASGVSRSYLKDVLKSNPAIKVKVLELGIAWPLPENTIKNFLKGLDKVVILEELEPILENDVRVLCQKNGLTLEVTGKGEELPLWDEYSTLCVEQALAKATGIEIKTQELCNPDLAALPSRPPNLCAGCSHRSVYVNTRKIFGDDAIYSSDIGCYTLGILPPLRSADFLLCMGSSVSSGCGMSRVVDNPVIAFIGDSTFFHSGVTGLINAVYNDYDLIVVILDNRTTAMTGHQPHPGVDQALYGLRPGNIEIEPLVKASGVQHVKKVKALNQKAVSTALEEFKEMKGVRVLIAEDPCPLYAKKVLGIKRTKVATIKTSGPASLECLNTLACPAFFKDGETVGVNQDACAGCMVCVQICDEIKPGSRS